In one window of Balaenoptera musculus isolate JJ_BM4_2016_0621 chromosome 10, mBalMus1.pri.v3, whole genome shotgun sequence DNA:
- the GPRC5A gene encoding retinoic acid-induced protein 3 yields the protein MGTVPPDGCCLGLDPRYHRLCDRKAAWGIVLEALAAVGAVTSVAFMIALLVFTCKVQDSNKRKVLPTQFLFLLGVLGIFGLTFAFIISLDGSTGPTRFFLFGILFALCFSCLLVHAFNLMKLVQGRQPLSMLAMLGLALGFSLVQDIIAIEYVVLTMNRTNVNIFFELPPPRRNEDFVMLLIYVFFLMTLTFFTTSFTFWGPFTGWKRHGAHIFLATLLSIAIWVTWISLLLVPTPGPEWDDTILSSALVANGWVFLLAYVAPELQLLTKQRNPMDYPVEDAFCKPQLMKQSYGVENTAYSQEGITQGAEETGDTFYAPYSTHFQLQNRNSPKDYSIPRAQTRVSPYSDYEGRKDVS from the exons ATGGGCACAGTTCCCCCTGACGGTTGCTGCTTGGGCCTGGACCCCAGGTACCACAGGCTCTGTGATAGGAAGGCAGCCTGGGGCATCGTCTTAGAGGCCTTGGCTGCGGTGGGCGCTGTGACCTCGGTGGCCTTCATGATCGCCCTCCTGGTCTTCACCTGCAAGGTGCAGGACTCCAACAAGCGTAAAGTGCTCCCCACCCAGTTCCTCTTTCTCCTGGGTGTGCTGGGGATCTTCGGCCTCACCTTCGCCTTCATCATCAGCCTTGACGGCAGCACGGGGCCCACACGCTTCTTCCTCTTCGGCATCCTCTTTGCCCTCTGCTTCTCCTGCCTCCTGGTTCACGCCTTCAACCTGATGAAGCTGGTCCAAGGGAGGCAGCCCCTCTCCATGCTGGCGATGctgggcctggccctgggcttcAGCCTGGTGCAGGATATCATTGCCATCGAGTATGTGGTCCTCACCATGAACAGGACCAACGTCAACATCTTCTTTGAGCTTCCTCCGCCTCGGCGCAATGAGGACTTCGTCATGCTGCTCATCTACGTCTTCTTCCTGATGACGCTGACCTTCTTCACGACCTCTTTCACCTTTTGGGGACCCTTCACTGGCTGGAAGAGGCACGGGGCCCACATCTTCCTCGCTACGCTCCTCTCCATTGCCATCTGGGTGACGTGGATCAGCCTGCTCTTGGTTCCCACCCCTGGCCCAGAGTGGGATGACACCATCCTCAGTTCCGCCTTGGTGGCCAATGGCTGGGTTTTCCTGTTGGCTTATGTTGCACCCGAGCTTCAGCTGCTCACAAAGCAACGGAACCCCATGGATTACCCTGTGGAGGATGCTTTCTGTAAACCTCAGCTCATGAAGCAGAGCTATGGTGTGGAGAACACAGCTTATTCTCAAGAGGGAATCACTCAAG GTGCTGAAGAGACAGGTGACACGTTCTATGCCCCGTACTCCACCCATTTCCAGCTGCAG aatcgGAACTCCCCAAAGGATTACTCCATTCCGCGGGCCCAGACTCGGGTTAGCCCTTACAGTGActatgaaggaaggaaagatgtcAGTTAA